TCTTCATGGACGTGCAGATGCCGGTGATGGACGGTTATACCGCCACCCGCGCCATTCGGGAGAAGGAACGCCACAACGGTGGCGGCCGCCTGCCCATCGTGGCGCTGACCGCCCACGCCCTGGAAGAGGAGTCGGCCCGCAGCCTGGAAGCCGGCTGCGACCTCTTCCTCTCCAAACCCATCAAAAAACGCCGCCTTCTGGAAGTCATCGAACAGTTCGGTAGACAGGCTGTGATGGATTGAGCAACCGGGCCAAGGAGTTCCCAGCGGGAGAAGAGTGTTGCCTTTCAAGCCGAATGTGGCTACGGTGGGCCTACAACTCTATTGAAGAAGAGACGAGATGATAGCTGATTCCATTGTTCGCGCCCGTATCGATACCGTCACCAAGGAGAAGGCAACCGCAGTGCTGACGGCCATGGGTCTGAACGTGTCGGACGCCATCCGCCTGCTTATGCGACGTATTGCGGAAGTGGAGGCTCTGCCCTTCGAGGTGCGCGTTCCCAACGCACTCACTCTGGCGACTCTGCAAAAAAGCCAGCGGGGCGAGGAGATGCATCACGCGCGCGATGAGGTGGATCTGTTCGAACAACTGGGAATCGGATGTGCACCCCCCGTTATTCAGGGCCGTTCAAACGCGACGTGAAAATTTCGGCAGGTCAATCCATCCTGTTATTTATCAAAACGCCCATACCTGAACCTGACCTCGTACCAGACTGGTGGGCTTGTCGCTGCGTTCCACCACCACATTGTCCCAATTCGGGATCGACTTCTCAT
Above is a window of Magnetococcales bacterium DNA encoding:
- a CDS encoding type II toxin-antitoxin system RelB/DinJ family antitoxin, with the protein product MIADSIVRARIDTVTKEKATAVLTAMGLNVSDAIRLLMRRIAEVEALPFEVRVPNALTLATLQKSQRGEEMHHARDEVDLFEQLGIGCAPPVIQGRSNAT